Proteins co-encoded in one Salvia splendens isolate huo1 chromosome 4, SspV2, whole genome shotgun sequence genomic window:
- the LOC121799268 gene encoding protein GLUTAMINE DUMPER 2-like produces MAGFDASSAAASPPSPVPRSPWHSPVPYLFGGLAAMLGLIAFALLILACSYWKLSEDGERDLEAGGGGDGASRAEPPVMEEKFLVIMAGQEKPTFLATPMSSRTSSFSSKRTSSTLSSESSTLSEADFEHKNIQN; encoded by the coding sequence ATGGCGGGTTTTGAcgcatcatcagcagcagcatcaCCACCGTCGCCAGTTCCGCGGTCGCCGTGGCACTCGCCGGTGCCGTACCTCTTCGGCGGGCTCGCGGCGATGCTGGGGCTCATCGCTTTCGCTCTCTTGATCCTCGCCTGCTCCTACTGGAAGCTCTCCGAAGACGGCGAGAGGGACCTCGAGGCCGGCGGAGGAGGGGACGGAGCTTCTAGGGCCGAGCCGCCGGTGATGGAGGAGAAGTTTCTAGTGATCATGGCCGGCCAGGAAAAGCCCACTTTCCTCGCCACTCCGATGTCCAGTAGAACGTCGTCGTTTAGTAGCAAGAGGACCAGTAGTACTTTAAGCTCTGAAAGTAGTACCCTCTCTGAAGCTGATTTTGAACACAAAAACATCCAAAATTAG
- the LOC121801361 gene encoding uncharacterized protein LOC121801361, producing MSQSMGFSCGSNSGFTSQAGTQFVRTKYRKGERSRRMWTTREEDILASSLIELVANRWKSDNGFRAGYLGRIEQRLREAFPNTDITATPHINSKIGAWKKFYKSLSQILSRSGVGFTADFKIDCDDEQWEQIVKLDSNAKTMRDKAWTHWDQWVLIFGKDRAIGTSAEDIVDAARSLQ from the exons ATGTCTCAGTCAATGGGCTTCAGTTGTGGATCCAACAGTGGGTTTACCAGCCAAG CGGGTACCCAATTTGTGCGAACGAAGTACCGAAAAGGGGAGCGCAGTCGGCGTATGTGGACAACACGTGAAGAAGATATATTGGCTTCTTCTTTGATTGAGCTGGTCGCTAACAGGTGGAAATCTGACAATGGTTTCCGAGCTGGTTATCTGGGGCGTATTGAGCAACGTCTGCGCGAGGCATTCCCCAATACTGATATTACGGCAACCCCCCACATTAACTCAAAGATTGGTGCATGGAAAAAGTTTTACAAGAGTCTTTCTCAAATTCTATCGAGGAGTGGTGTGGGCTTCACTGCTGACTTCAAGATTGATTGCGATGACGAGCAGTGGGAGCAAATCGTCAAG CTTGACAGCAATGCCAAAACAATGCGCGATAAGGCCTGGACTCATTGGGATCAGTGGGTGCTCATATTTGGGAAAGACCGTGCAATTGGGACCAGTGCTGAAGATATCGTTGATGCTGCCCGATCACTCCAGTAG
- the LOC121801362 gene encoding uncharacterized protein LOC121801362, which yields MNIPRQAQFLYKGLWTPEGDDVLVNTLIRLKNETMWTLDEFPSYFLLTAMREIERKLGMTYTEWDLKARVKIMLLRYRTFKEVNAHRGTHWNRPEKIVTADDDVWKEIFEKNSYARAYYYEHEPIFNELAMLFGMDDVKLEQQSPTVIVISDTTVVEPYGDGDEEVNSPAIFPTFKVKRKLFVDEDGASDRESTNQPPNPLINAGADVVVVNRVAKSNKYPTNSALVQAGGTPQRASPITSSCASSSPAAWWRHPEL from the exons ATGAACATCCCTCGTCAAGCTCAGTTTTTGTACAAAGGTCTGTGGACTCCCGAAGGCGACGATGTGTTGGTAAACACACTGATACGCCTGAAGAATGAGACTATGTGGACTCTCGATGAGTTCCCTAGCTATTTCTTGCTTACTGCCATGAGAGAAATAGAAAGGAAGCTGGGTATGACTTACACTGAGTGGGACTTGAAAGCTCGCGTTAAGATCATGCTGTTGCGTTACCGGACTTTCAAGGAGGTCAACGCCCACCGTGGTACGCACTGGAACAGGCCGGAGAAGATCGTGACCGCTGATGATGATGTTTGGAAGGAGATCTTTGAG AAAAACTCATATGCAAGAGCGTACTACTACGAGCATGAGCCAATATTCAATGAGCTTGCAATGCTTTTCGGCATGGACGACGTCAAATTGGAGCAGCAGTCTCCGACAGTGATCGTCATCTCGGACACCACCGTGGTCGAACCATATGGAGATGGGGATGAGGAAGTTAATTCACCCGCTATCTTCCCTACCTTTAAGGTCAAGCGCAAGCTCTTCGTCGACGAGGATGGTGCTTCTGACCGTGAATCGACCAACCAGCCACCCAATCCTCTCATCAATGCCGGAGCAGATGTAGTTGTTGTGAACCGCGTGGCTAAGAGCAACAAGTATCCCACAAACTCAGCACTAGTCCAAGCGGGTGGAACTCCTCAGCGTGCAAGTCCTATCACAAGCTCGTGTGCGTCGTCCTCTCCGGCTGCATGGTGGCGCCACCCTGAACTTTGA